The following coding sequences lie in one Arachis ipaensis cultivar K30076 chromosome B05, Araip1.1, whole genome shotgun sequence genomic window:
- the LOC107644319 gene encoding dehydrin DHN3 translates to MSQEYRDQARGRTDEYGNTIRQTDEYGNPVQQGGGTTGYGTTTESGKMYGSGGGAHGHGTGLGGDTTGMATGGYGTTGMGTGMGTGGGYGTTGTGEYGSTGTGAAGGYGTTGGSYGTTGGGEYASSGGMGGTTGMGYGSTGTGQGGHHGQHDQSHGGEKKGIMDKIKEKLPGGHHDS, encoded by the coding sequence ATGTCGCAGGAATATCGTGATCAAGCTCGCGGAAGAACCGACGAGTATGGCAACACTATAAGGCAAACTGATGAGTACGGAAACCCAGTTCAACAAGGTGGAGGCACCACCGGTTATGGCACCACAACTGAATCCGGCAAGATGTACGGAAGTGGTGGTGGCGCTCATGGCCATGGAACGGGCCTTGGAGGGGACACTACTGGCATGGCCACGGGTGGTTACGGAACCACAGGCATGGGCACCGGTATGGGTACCGGCGGTGGTTATGGAACCACCGGTACCGGTGAATATGGAAGCACTGGCACGGGTGCTGCCGGTGGATATGGCACCACCGGTGGATCTTATGGAACCACTGGTGGAGGCGAGTATGCAAGCAGTGGAGGAATGGGTGGAACGACAGGGATGGGGTACGGAAGCACCGGGACCGGGCAAGGAGGGCATCATGGTCAACATGATCAGTCTCATGGTGGTGAGAAGAAAGGGATAATGGATAAGATCAAGGAGAAGCTCCCTGGTGGACACCATGACAGTTAG